TCGAATAAATACTCTATTTCGACACATGCCCCCATGGGCAAATCCGTCACGCCGACGGCGACGCGGGTGTGTTTGCCGTTTTCGCCGTAGAGTTCGACCAAGAGCTCGCTGGCGGCGTTGAGTACCTTCGGTTGGTCGACGAAGCCGGGCATGCCGGCGACGAAGCCGGTCAGCTTGATTACGCGGCGGATCTTCTCGAGAGTGCCCAGCTCGTTCTTCGCGAGGGCCAGGGCGTTCAGGGTGCATTGCTTGGCGCCGCGCTGCGCGGCCTCGAGGGTGATCTCTTTGCCGAGACGGCCCTTGTAGGCGCCGAGGCTGTTCTTGAAGATCGGCAGCTGGCCGCTGATGTAGAGCAGGTTGCCGACGCGCAGGGCGGGGACGTAGCTGCCCAGGGCGGGCGGCAACTCG
This genomic window from Deltaproteobacteria bacterium PRO3 contains:
- a CDS encoding RidA family protein; translated protein: MSEAESKPPVPVPAAPAAPAAKPGKKPDAIEQKLLQMLHKLPELPPALGSYVPALRVGNLLYISGQLPIFKNSLGAYKGRLGKEITLEAAQRGAKQCTLNALALAKNELGTLEKIRRVIKLTGFVAGMPGFVDQPKVLNAASELLVELYGENGKHTRVAVGVTDLPMGACVEIEYLFEVR